GACAGACCAGGATGACAATGGCATCGTTGCCTTCTCCTCTCTCCGTCTCCGTCTCCAAAAACGAAACATTATTGCGGGGAAAAACAAGGGTTTTCATAATATTTCCCATCTGTTTCCCTTTTGTTTCGCACTTCCATTCTGTTTCCAAGAAACGGCCTGGAAAATTGTCGAAAAAGACATAGTCACGAGGAAGTGTCCCGAACGGGACATACTTTTCGTATAGGGAAATATTCCCAGATCAGGCAAATAATTTCTCTCTTTACCTAGGGCCCAGCAAACTGGCAAGAAAAACTACACAATAGAAAAAATAGAAACCCAGCAAGCAAACCTGCCGAAGGATATAAGGATACCATTTGCATGTGTAGAAATGGCCTGTCAGAATTCTCTAAGGAAACACAGCAATGTGATGATTGCTTCTATTATTAAACCCAGCAAGTAATTGTGAGCTAATTTCGGGACATCAGCGTATAATTAAAGGGCTTGCAGTAATTTCAGCACTTACTGACTGATGCACCCTGAGGCTTAGCTTGGCTTTCAGTTTTGCAAGCAAGCCCTGAATGGGATTTCCTTCTGTCACTATTACAACTTGTACTTGAGCTTCGTgctgcttctttttttttttttctttttcaagaCTGACGTCTTTTTTAGAGGAGTATTTCTGGAAACGGTTATAGTAGATCAAGCACTGCTGTTCTTTaggaaatggaaagaagcAGTGGTCGAAGTAGGAGCAGAAGTAGGAGCAACGGTGCGTCTAAATAAGCCTCAATCATTCATTATTTTATTAGATCGGGATGTGTGATTATGTAGTGTGTGTGCCTGTATTTAGTTAGGCTTAGGTTTGTCCCGGTAACCTATTTTACTTGCTTGACATTATTTTTAGCTGTATCTTAGAAAATTCAGTTAAGAGGGATCTGAAACACCGTTATATGAATTAGTTTCGaatgtatatataaggGAAGGAATCTAAATTGATTCGGATTAACTGATTCAGAAAAACCATTGCACCTTCTTGAAACACCGTTTGTTGATTGGTCTACGGAAGACAACAAAAAACACATAATAAGTGATATCCTCATACAAAAATGAATTTTTTAACAGTACTGGCGAGTTTCGTCATAACTGCAGCTTCTCTCATATTAGCCATCTTCGCATGTTTTGGGTCGACCCAGAACTCTACAcctttgaatcaaatctACGTGGCACAAATCGATATCTCAAATATCAGTTTTAGTACTGTACTTGGAGCAGATTTGCCTCAGTCAACCGTGATCTCTTTGGATGCACTAGGTGTCCCATCCTATTTCAACCTTGGTGTATGGTCATACTGTTTGGCTAACTCTGAAAAGCAAATCACATCATGTACCAAGCCAGCCGGTATCGAGCAATTCGACCTCgagaaattgttgaaggaTAACGTTGAAAATAATCAGGTCACTGAACTTATCGATCAAGTGATTTCCTTGGCTTTACCTGATGAGTTAGACGACAAGATGTCATATTATAACGCTTTGATCAAATGTATGTCTATTACGTTGGTTATCGGTATCGCTTTATTGGGGTTGAATATCATCGTCAACATATTACGCTGGATCCTACATTTCACTTTTGTCAATGTAATAGGAAGAATATTGTCCATCTTGAGTTTCATATCGTTGGGTATCTCTGCGGGTACAGCTACAGCTACTTACGTGGTTATTAAGAATATCTTGAGCGATAATTACTCACAATACGGTATCAAACTGAGTCTCGGAAGGAATTTCTACGCGTTACTTTGGGCAAGTGTTGCTGGATGTTTAATAAACTTTATCCTATGGATTTTGACTAGACAACGAAGAAAGGCTCAAGTCATAATGCAACCTGTCCCAACTGAAAAGTTCTAGACACTGTAATTTATTTCAGTCTCAgtccctttttttttgctttctCATTAAGTAGGGATATGAAGCACGCACCCAGACAATGCACGCATTCTTTATACCAATGTCATATTTTTAACTTCTAGTATTGCGCtttatatttgatataGTTATCTTATCATATTCAACATTCTTTTCGTCTTGTTCGTTATCAATCTATCGGAATTTTGTTACTTGAGTATTATAAACTGCAGAAGTCTAATGATTGATACCTTCGAACAAAGCAGCCAGATTGAATACTGCTATAAACATAAGACTTAGAAATTCATTAAACgtttattatttattattattattatttttaaAGATATTATTATTAACATAAGGCAAGGTCAATTTCGGAGCGTGAACGGAgcattttttccttcaaaaaaaagggaaatcaaaaatgaaCACCACAACTATTCTTTAGTATAAGTGTTCAAGTCAGGATATCTGGTTGATTTGCAGGTCAATTGCTTTGAGTCACCACCGGCTCAGCTTCTACCTCTGGTTGTTTGGTTTCTGGGGAGAGAATGCTCCCTtgtttttcgttttctGACAGTAAGACAGATGATGagcttctttcttcgaTATCATCACCTGGCATGaccttctttttatttttaacGAAGAACAATAGGATCATGGTAATAAAGGCCAAAGCAAAAGCTGTCCAGACCATACCATAGTATGCACTGCCGCCTCTGTGAACGACGTTGTAACCATCTGCAGCAGTACCTTCCTTGATGATTTGAGTAACGACAACAGAGATGATGGCCCCCAATACAGAGAATAGAGCAAGGCACATAGCCAAAACTCTTGCAAACCATCTAGTAATTTTACCAGTCAACATGTAGAAGAAGGATAGTATGATGGCAATGAGTAAGAAGAAAGCGATGATGATAGacaacaaattcaaagcCAAGACTGCTTTAACGGCTGGCTTATACTCATGCTCTCTGTCTGGTAACTTACCGACCAAGATGATGTCGTCCTTGGAGATGTTCAATGCTTGCAAGTAAGGTCTGAAGTCTGAGTTCTCCAATTCAGTGTACAAAATCTCCTTCATATCCAAGCCTTGAACGGCGTGTGGGTTGGAACAAGATAAGACATCGCCATCAGAAGAGACACGGCAGTACGAGAAGATCCCTAATCTGAAACGTTCAGCGATGTTCAAATAAGATAAGATATCTGGCatgatttcattgatatcatcttcgGTGATTACTTCTTCAGAGGAGCCAGCAGCCTGTAGTAATCCCAAGATTGGGGTGAACAAGGTTGGGTTAGATTGTGCAATAGCTGTCAATTCCATCAACGCCTTGAAAGAGCCAGTAGGTTCAGAAGAAGCGTGAAGCAAAGAGAATAATGCATCCATTTGCTCTTGTTTTTCGGTAGTACTTTGCGACAAAGAGGTTTGCAATTGGCTGATAGTGGTCAAGACCAACGTTTCATTCTTAGCAGGCACGATGACTTGCTCCAAAGCGGTCAATGATTGACTAGCAAAAGTGCTTGTACTGTTAGCCATACCAGCGACTGTAGTCAATACTGTCGATGGATCATCTGAAACAGTGATTAAAGTtgtcaaatcttcaaatgcTTCCTTTGCAGAATCCGAAGATGTGATGTTGTTTTGGAACAATGTTTGTACGATCGTTAGATCTTGAGTAGGGtcagatgaagaagacaacAAAGAAGCTAGAGCGCCAATTACACGTTGTTGGTTACCTGAGGTAGACTGTTGCAATTGTTGCAAAGTTTGCTCGATATCATCTGATTGAGATAAagcattgaacaattgagTAGCTTCTTGAGCGGAGATATCAGTGGTCATCAAGGTGGAAACAGACGACAAAGTAGTGTTCAAACTAGTTGAGTCGTTGAACAATGTAAATACTGGAGCcaattgttgtttttcCTGTTGAGACATTGAATCCAAAGAGGACAAAGCAGTTATAGTTGCAGTGACATTATCAGATCCCTCTAATAGCTCCAAGACTTGtgattgttgttgttgaatttgttgagCAGTGGATGTGTTTTGCTTTTGCGCTTGTTCAGAAAGTACCACTAAAGATGATAAACCCCTGATAGTATCGTCAGAGTCGGTAGAATCTGTCAACAAGTTGTAGATAGCATTCAATTCGGCAGTGGAAGAGGCATTACCATGCAAAGCTGCTGGGGCCAATACTTCCAAAGCCTCCAAAGTTTGAGCCGAATCATTTGAATAACTCAAAACATTCATCAAAGGTGTCAATGCTTCGGAGTGAGAAATGGTTTTTAAAGCGTCAAAAATTTGAGGATAAGAAGCGTTTGGAGCCTTCATCGCAGCGGCAAGAATGGCTAACACTGGACCAGCTTGTGGTAACAATTTCTCGACCTTGATATgagaaatatcaatttcaccaaggtaaatttcattgatagGTTTATAGTTCGACGTAGAACCTGCAGTAGCAACaataatcaaaataaaagagGTAAAAGTGAATAAGGCACATAAGGCCAAAAGCAATTTCGGAGCGATTCTCATTACTGAAAGGTGTAAAGTTCCCTTAGCGATGCGGATATTGGTCTACCCTTGTTATAAAATTCAATACTTAATGTAAGATGAGGTATTGTGTTAAGTAATCACAGCAAGCACAATAACAAGACAGATTTGGAGAGACGAATGATTAGCAGTAGAGCAAAGatgggaaaaaaagaggaCTGAAAACCCTCCATTTATACAATGAGAAGAATCTTTAATGAAACGGCAGAATGATGGAGTACATTGCTACACTATTACTAAGAAATGGAGGTTTTATTCAATGAACCAATTTCTAGCGGAAACGGTCGCAGTAATGGAAAGGCTGTATAAAGTAATgacaaaaaagaaaaaaaacaaagatcTTTGTACATCTCATTCGATGCCTTAGAGTATACGATTAGAATGACAACAACACCTCCTCATCACAATAACATTGTATCAATAATTTCTTCGTTTGTGTTTCTGTTGAGAAatcagtgaaaaaaaaaatttgtctAGTGTAATGCCAACATTGTACCAACTTGGCAACTGTTGTTACCCTTGTGCacaatttgaatgaaaaaaaaattgaaacttttttttggttcttgACAGATTTTTGTGGTAGAAAAGACTGCAGTTGGTTGTAGCCGTAGACAAACGGAATGGGAACTTAAAAATCCGAAGACAGGGTTCTCCAAAGGAaaaatgaatgaaatgaaatgttACTGATCAAAGAAATGGGTAGTACAGTATTTTTCCAGATTGCTATCATAGAATCGTGAATTATTAATAGGGTTTTCCCAGGGTATATCCTTGCGTTTCTTGCTCTCCTCTTTTGTACTGCTTCTAGATCTAAGgtttttttgaattttcaaAGGGTATTTTCCTATTCTTCCGTGGACAACGCCGTAAAATTGACACAGCTACTCCGCTTCTCATAGATTTTATgtgaaagagaaatgaaATCTTAGTTTCTCCATCTTGCTAAACACTACTCCCGAATGCTCTCCAATGCAAGGAGTTGACGTTCTTACGCAGTTAATGATCAAGGTTTTTGACACATTCTGAGCTATCTGAAGTTCTTCCCAGCGGCTCTGAGAAAACCCCGATAGAAATCCTGGCACTCTACGGGATTACAATGCTGGTCCCCATGTCGTTTGAAAGGAAATATTCAGCAGATACTTCACAATTGCTCTAACAGCAACTGTAGTTTATATGAGGTGCTAAGGGTAGCCTGAAGCAGATAAGAAGCGCTTGGTATAATGTAAAAGTAACAAGTTGATGTTTGCCGGAGAAGTTTTTGGTACGctgtt
The genomic region above belongs to Kluyveromyces lactis strain NRRL Y-1140 chromosome B complete sequence and contains:
- the PUN1 gene encoding Pun1p (similar to uniprot|Q6B322 Saccharomyces cerevisiae YLR414C Protein of unknown function green fluorescent protein (GFP)-fusion protein localizes to the cell periphery cytoplasm and bud) codes for the protein MNFLTVLASFVITAASLILAIFACFGSTQNSTPLNQIYVAQIDISNISFSTVLGADLPQSTVISLDALGVPSYFNLGVWSYCLANSEKQITSCTKPAGIEQFDLEKLLKDNVENNQVTELIDQVISLALPDELDDKMSYYNALIKCMSITLVIGIALLGLNIIVNILRWILHFTFVNVIGRILSILSFISLGISAGTATATYVVIKNILSDNYSQYGIKLSLGRNFYALLWASVAGCLINFILWILTRQRRKAQVIMQPVPTEKF
- the FAT3 gene encoding Fat3p (weakly similar to uniprot|P34231 Saccharomyces cerevisiae YKL187C and weakly similar to uniprot|Q06689 Saccharomyces cerevisiae YLR413W), translating into MRIAPKLLLALCALFTFTSFILIIVATAGSTSNYKPINEIYLGEIDISHIKVEKLLPQAGPVLAILAAAMKAPNASYPQIFDALKTISHSEALTPLMNVLSYSNDSAQTLEALEVLAPAALHGNASSTAELNAIYNLLTDSTDSDDTIRGLSSLVVLSEQAQKQNTSTAQQIQQQQSQVLELLEGSDNVTATITALSSLDSMSQQEKQQLAPVFTLFNDSTSLNTTLSSVSTLMTTDISAQEATQLFNALSQSDDIEQTLQQLQQSTSGNQQRVIGALASLLSSSSDPTQDLTIVQTLFQNNITSSDSAKEAFEDLTTLITVSDDPSTVLTTVAGMANSTSTFASQSLTALEQVIVPAKNETLVLTTISQLQTSLSQSTTEKQEQMDALFSLLHASSEPTGSFKALMELTAIAQSNPTLFTPILGLLQAAGSSEEVITEDDINEIMPDILSYLNIAERFRLGIFSYCRVSSDGDVLSCSNPHAVQGLDMKEILYTELENSDFRPYLQALNISKDDIILVGKLPDREHEYKPAVKAVLALNLLSIIIAFFLLIAIILSFFYMLTGKITRWFARVLAMCLALFSVLGAIISVVVTQIIKEGTAADGYNVVHRGGSAYYGMVWTAFALAFITMILLFFVKNKKKVMPGDDIEERSSSSVLLSENEKQGSILSPETKQPEVEAEPVVTQSN